In the Micropterus dolomieu isolate WLL.071019.BEF.003 ecotype Adirondacks unplaced genomic scaffold, ASM2129224v1 contig_9668, whole genome shotgun sequence genome, one interval contains:
- the LOC123965426 gene encoding uncharacterized protein LOC123965426 codes for MPLSALSVSVRVSVDTVIPSPSPSERQSPWPALFPIPTFSHNTELALRQGNEIYLRDGTPMTSPSIKSEILERLAEAMFFYTAYPNDAQRCAVAEALVAKHPCLKEPRSFNGIYGWQVSLKYKCGNYRTKRKALGSTELLINSLRNKSSDERKAAKNVKKPKRAEVNYLPSHPHGETDDTLENLRLDLIAAHQTKDSVRSTNDMMARTYSWRRQEVITKSPGVAEFKERWPALFEPFQVNEEFRRCTAVSLEATFMSQLDKYTPKLLELFSAKGGATGQRIKNLLMDLIQDPSATTVKKRDVTLRCLFEHMGESGQELISDYCASIVSKQVW; via the exons ATGCCTCTGTCAGCTCTCTCTGTGAGTGTACGAGTCTCAGTGGATACCGTCATTCCGAGTCCATCCCCCTCTGAAAGGCAGAGCCCATGGCCTGCCTTGTTTCCAATTCCAACCTTCTCACACAACACTGAACTGGCCTTAAGACAAGGAAATGAGATTTATTTAAGAGATGGCACCCCTATGACATCACCAAGTATCAAATCAGAAATCCTGGAGCGCCTGGCAGAGGCCATGTTTTTCTACACAGCTTACCCCAATGATGCCCAGAGATGTGCAGTGGCAGAGGCACTAGTTGCAAAGCATCCCTGCTTAAAGGAGCCCAGATCTTTTAATGGAATTTATGGGTGGCAGGTAAGCCTAAAGTATAAGTGTGGAAACTACCGGACAAAACGGAAAGCACTTGGAAGCACTGAACTCCTGATAAACTCACTGAGAAACAAGTCAAGTGATGAGCGAAAAGCCGCTAAAAATGTCAAGAAACCAAAGAGGGCAGAGGTGAATTACTTGCCCTCACACCCACATGGTGAAACAGATGACACCCTTGAGAATCTGAGACTTGACCTAATTGCTGcccatcagacaaaggactctGTCAGGAGCACAAATGATATGATGGCCAGAACATACAGCTGGAGAAGACAGGAAGTTATTACCAAGTCTCCTGGTGTGGCAGAATTCAAGGAAAGATGGCCTGCCCTCTTCGAACCATTCCAG GTAAACGAGGAGTTCCGAAGATGTACTGCAGTTTCCCTGGAAGCGACGTTTATGTCACAGCTGGACAAATACACCCCAAAGCTCCTAGAACTCTTTAGTGCCAAGGGAGGAGCAACTGGTCAACGCATCAAAAACTTGTTGATGGATCTGATACAG GACCCAAGTGCCACTACAGTGAAGAAGAGAGATGTCACTCTGAGATGCCTCTTTGAGCATATGGGAGAGAGTGGACAGGAGCTTATCTCGGATTACTGTGCAAGTATTGTCTCAAAGCAGGTTTGG